One stretch of Filifactor alocis ATCC 35896 DNA includes these proteins:
- the ribD gene encoding bifunctional diaminohydroxyphosphoribosylaminopyrimidine deaminase/5-amino-6-(5-phosphoribosylamino)uracil reductase RibD codes for MVFHETYMKTAIELAKKGEGYVSPNPLVGAVIVKDDIIIGSGYHTKYGGLHAEREALKNCRTSPKGASMYVTLEPCSHYGKQPPCALAIIESGIDTVYIGSSDPNPEVNGKGIQVLRDANIKVVTGLLKEECDSLNTFFFHYIATNRPYVTLKFAMTIDGKIASHSGKSQWITGESARAQVHRDRKRYQAIMVGVGTVFQDNPVLNCRTKENPVSPIRIICDTKLRTPMNSKIVQTSKEIPTYLATCCTDKSKHSPYEMYGCSILVTKQQNGHIDLNDLMQQLGKIGIDSLFVEGGGTLNWSLLQENLVNHIQCYIGNKVLGGQSAKTAILGTGFDTPNDSPAFKLSNIMCFDEDILLEYDIIT; via the coding sequence GTGGTCTTTCATGAAACATATATGAAAACGGCAATCGAACTTGCCAAAAAAGGAGAAGGCTATGTTTCTCCAAACCCTCTCGTAGGTGCCGTCATTGTGAAGGATGATATCATTATCGGAAGCGGATATCACACAAAGTACGGAGGTCTTCATGCAGAACGAGAAGCACTCAAAAATTGCAGGACTTCACCAAAAGGAGCAAGTATGTATGTTACCTTGGAACCATGCTCTCATTACGGCAAACAACCGCCCTGTGCCTTGGCAATCATTGAATCGGGAATCGATACCGTATATATCGGTTCTTCCGATCCCAATCCCGAAGTAAACGGAAAAGGAATTCAAGTACTGAGAGACGCAAATATAAAAGTGGTGACCGGTTTGTTAAAAGAAGAATGCGATTCTCTTAACACCTTCTTTTTTCATTACATTGCAACAAATCGTCCCTATGTTACACTCAAGTTTGCAATGACGATTGACGGTAAAATCGCAAGTCACTCAGGAAAGTCTCAATGGATTACAGGAGAGTCGGCAAGAGCTCAAGTACATCGAGATCGCAAGCGATATCAAGCCATTATGGTAGGTGTCGGAACAGTCTTTCAAGACAATCCGGTGTTAAATTGCAGAACGAAAGAAAATCCCGTCAGTCCGATTCGTATCATCTGCGACACAAAGCTAAGGACTCCTATGAATTCCAAAATTGTTCAAACTTCCAAGGAGATTCCGACCTATCTTGCAACCTGTTGTACAGATAAAAGCAAGCACAGTCCTTACGAGATGTACGGTTGCTCTATCCTTGTCACAAAACAACAAAACGGACATATCGACTTAAATGACTTAATGCAACAACTTGGAAAAATCGGCATTGACAGTCTCTTTGTAGAAGGAGGAGGCACTCTTAACTGGTCGCTCCTTCAAGAAAATTTGGTCAACCATATCCAATGCTATATCGGAAATAAAGTGTTAGGCGGTCAATCCGCAAAAACTGCAATCTTGGGAACAGGATTTGACACACCGAATGACAGCCCTGCTTTTAAGCTGTCAAATATAATGTGTTTTGATGAAGATATTTTATTGGAATACGATATCATCACCTAA
- a CDS encoding ATP-binding cassette domain-containing protein, whose translation MKLIANNVTKSFHQQIIFEHLSLSISQKDIISVFGPSGEGKSTLLKCLCGLEQVEEGEIFFLKNNSKKTPTPSEIGMVFQDYQLFAHLNVEQNLTLSPIVNSLMSKEEAKNTAATLLDHFGLLHKKLSYPFQLSGGEKQRVAIARACMLNPTILLFDEPTAALDHKSKQKVKGIFHDLQKQDIGILFVSHDKEFVEDISTKKFMLKNKLLIEH comes from the coding sequence ATGAAACTAATTGCAAACAATGTTACAAAATCATTCCATCAGCAAATCATTTTTGAACATTTATCCCTTTCCATCTCTCAAAAAGACATTATCTCCGTTTTCGGACCGTCCGGAGAAGGCAAGAGCACCTTGCTGAAATGTCTGTGCGGACTGGAGCAAGTAGAAGAAGGAGAAATTTTCTTCCTAAAAAACAACTCAAAAAAAACTCCTACTCCAAGCGAAATCGGGATGGTATTTCAAGACTATCAACTGTTTGCTCATTTGAATGTCGAACAAAATCTTACGCTCTCTCCTATTGTCAACTCTCTCATGAGCAAAGAAGAAGCTAAAAATACAGCAGCTACCCTTTTGGATCATTTTGGACTTCTTCACAAAAAATTATCCTATCCCTTCCAATTGTCCGGAGGAGAAAAACAACGAGTTGCAATCGCAAGAGCTTGCATGCTGAATCCTACCATTCTTCTGTTTGATGAACCGACAGCGGCACTTGATCACAAGAGCAAACAAAAAGTGAAAGGAATTTTTCATGATTTACAAAAACAGGATATCGGAATCCTTTTTGTAAGCCATGACAAAGAGTTTGTAGAGGATATCAGCACCAAAAAATTCATGCTGAAAAACAAACTCCTGATAGAGCATTAG
- a CDS encoding DUF6630 family protein, protein MTKEERAEKWFEKISDSESISLEKKMEICHKAAIGMVVIFFGIYIIERFLLYKLTDGQLFYYMADILNTMSKDVHTRNQYRGLAIVGGVMVLPLMIVPFFATMLFKKQYIRYQVEKLKDTMKVNGSRSEVYSGPSTKKEQKKDFNCSDWVLDVDGTEQDGFTEKELKQQLESIQKGDIDFIILTPPEPIRIQTVGCLCKFIQVCQDKDSNYFHLEVGTVSEKRNNDILIYGKDGLTEEETMSIFRKVIDYSTSFDVKEWEVVLDLGTNSDVESYRKMVALLTENTEVRSNLEFCLESPQQYYKEKADIYEERCIDGNQEDKTIIWIGMVDEMLSGNEAIELDWKTDAEDFFYEMKSLANRHRLEIQEDWFKKDDDIPTWCEVLDEKWMDKDFCVGGMDIDSDSYVLFVCQAEVLKQLSELGKQVGQKFDSAKNM, encoded by the coding sequence ATGACAAAAGAAGAACGGGCTGAGAAGTGGTTTGAGAAGATATCTGACAGTGAATCAATCAGTTTGGAAAAGAAGATGGAGATATGTCATAAAGCTGCCATTGGAATGGTTGTGATATTTTTTGGGATATATATCATAGAACGATTTTTATTATACAAGTTAACAGACGGTCAGCTTTTTTATTATATGGCTGATATTCTAAATACAATGTCTAAAGATGTTCATACAAGAAATCAATATAGAGGGTTAGCGATTGTCGGTGGAGTGATGGTCCTTCCGTTGATGATTGTACCGTTTTTTGCTACCATGTTGTTTAAAAAGCAATATATTAGATATCAAGTTGAAAAGTTAAAAGATACCATGAAAGTCAACGGTTCTCGTTCTGAAGTCTATTCCGGTCCTTCGACAAAAAAAGAACAAAAGAAGGATTTCAACTGTTCGGATTGGGTATTGGATGTTGATGGAACAGAACAGGACGGCTTTACAGAAAAAGAGTTGAAACAACAACTTGAATCAATTCAAAAAGGGGATATTGATTTCATCATTTTAACTCCACCTGAACCGATTAGAATACAGACTGTAGGATGTTTATGCAAATTTATCCAAGTTTGTCAGGATAAAGATTCCAATTACTTTCATCTTGAGGTCGGTACTGTTAGCGAGAAGCGTAATAATGATATTCTGATTTACGGAAAAGACGGACTTACTGAAGAAGAAACAATGTCCATCTTCAGAAAGGTAATAGATTACAGTACCTCATTTGATGTGAAGGAGTGGGAAGTGGTGTTGGATTTGGGGACAAACTCTGATGTTGAATCGTATAGGAAAATGGTTGCACTGTTGACAGAGAATACAGAAGTTCGCTCTAACTTAGAATTTTGTTTGGAATCTCCTCAACAGTATTACAAAGAGAAAGCCGACATTTATGAAGAACGTTGCATTGACGGAAATCAAGAAGATAAGACTATTATATGGATTGGAATGGTAGATGAGATGCTATCCGGCAACGAAGCGATTGAATTGGATTGGAAGACAGATGCCGAGGATTTCTTCTATGAGATGAAAAGTTTGGCGAATCGACATCGTTTGGAGATACAAGAAGATTGGTTCAAAAAGGATGATGATATCCCTACATGGTGCGAGGTATTGGATGAAAAATGGATGGATAAGGACTTCTGTGTAGGAGGAATGGACATTGATAGTGACAGCTATGTTTTGTTTGTTTGTCAAGCAGAAGTATTGAAACAGCTTTCCGAATTGGGCAAACAGGTAGGACAGAAATTTGATTCTGCAAAAAATATGTAG
- the ribE gene encoding riboflavin synthase has translation MFTGIVEEIGTISNLKRGVHSATLTIKAKKILEDIHIGDSICVNGVCLTATSYTPTTFCADIMHETLNRSSFQTLSIGDSVNLERAMSANGRFGGHFVSGHIDCIGRISSVQKDDNAVVYAVEPSKNISRFIVEKGSIAIDGISLTVTKVTDSTLSISAIPHTIRETVLSQKRIGDMVNLEVDVIGKFVEKLLYPDRHQASSEQSSSITLSFLWENGF, from the coding sequence ATGTTTACAGGAATTGTAGAAGAAATCGGAACCATATCCAATCTCAAAAGAGGAGTTCATTCTGCAACTCTCACCATCAAGGCAAAGAAAATATTGGAAGACATCCATATCGGAGACAGTATCTGTGTCAACGGAGTGTGTCTTACGGCAACGAGCTATACTCCGACAACATTCTGTGCCGACATTATGCACGAAACATTGAATCGTTCTTCTTTTCAAACTTTATCCATCGGAGATTCTGTCAACTTAGAAAGAGCCATGTCCGCAAACGGTCGTTTCGGCGGACATTTTGTGTCGGGACACATCGATTGTATCGGGCGTATCTCGTCCGTTCAAAAAGATGACAATGCCGTCGTATATGCCGTGGAACCGTCAAAAAACATCTCACGCTTTATTGTAGAGAAAGGTTCTATCGCAATTGACGGGATTAGTCTGACCGTTACAAAAGTTACCGATTCTACACTATCCATATCCGCGATTCCGCATACAATACGAGAAACAGTTTTGTCTCAAAAGCGTATCGGCGATATGGTAAATTTAGAAGTGGATGTCATCGGAAAGTTTGTTGAAAAATTACTCTATCCTGACCGACATCAAGCTTCTTCTGAACAAAGTTCTTCGATTACTCTTTCATTTCTATGGGAGAACGGATTTTAA
- a CDS encoding amino acid ABC transporter substrate-binding protein — MKQKNIVLFLVGILFLFSLCSCSNKQPSQGNNSETSNYVIGLDDTFAPMGFRDSSGELVGFDIDLAKEIARRKNFTVTFQSIDWAMKENELNAKNIDMIWNGYSISEERKQKVAFSTPYVEDKQLVITMKDSPITTIEDLKGKVISLQAESTAIDAVNQNPTISTSLAKIVEYPSNNEVFQDLQTGRCDAIVVDEILARYYMKQNASQEFRILEEALATEYMAVGIRKEDTELLQAINDGLEELKADGTYDDIRQRWFSN; from the coding sequence ATGAAACAAAAAAACATCGTATTATTTTTAGTGGGTATCCTATTTCTTTTCTCTCTTTGCTCTTGCTCGAATAAGCAACCATCACAGGGAAACAACTCAGAAACATCGAACTATGTCATCGGTTTGGATGACACCTTTGCACCGATGGGATTTCGAGATTCTTCCGGAGAATTGGTTGGATTTGACATTGATTTGGCAAAAGAGATTGCACGTCGAAAAAACTTTACCGTTACTTTTCAATCGATTGACTGGGCAATGAAAGAAAATGAATTGAATGCAAAAAATATTGATATGATTTGGAACGGCTATTCTATTTCCGAAGAACGGAAACAAAAGGTTGCATTTTCCACGCCTTATGTGGAAGACAAACAACTTGTTATCACGATGAAAGACAGCCCCATTACTACAATAGAAGATTTGAAGGGGAAAGTAATCTCCCTTCAAGCAGAGTCTACCGCCATTGACGCTGTCAACCAAAATCCTACCATTTCGACAAGTTTAGCAAAAATCGTCGAATATCCGAGCAACAACGAAGTATTCCAAGATTTGCAAACAGGGCGATGCGATGCCATCGTTGTAGACGAGATTTTGGCAAGATACTATATGAAACAAAACGCCTCACAAGAGTTTCGTATTTTAGAGGAAGCTTTGGCAACAGAATATATGGCAGTCGGTATCAGAAAAGAAGACACTGAACTATTACAAGCAATCAATGACGGATTGGAAGAACTCAAAGCGGACGGAACTTATGATGATATCCGACAAAGATGGTTCTCCAATTAA
- the ribH gene encoding 6,7-dimethyl-8-ribityllumazine synthase has product MRTFEGKLVAKDMKIGIVVARFNEFITSKLLGGAMDGLIRHNVSEENIDVAWVPGAFEIPLIASKMAALKKYDAVLCLGAVIRGSTSHYDYVCNEVSKGIASISLESGIPVMFGVITTENIEQAIERAGTKAGNKGFDCAVSAVEMVNLIREIEA; this is encoded by the coding sequence ATGAGAACATTTGAAGGAAAATTAGTAGCAAAAGATATGAAAATCGGAATTGTTGTAGCAAGATTTAACGAGTTCATCACATCGAAATTGCTCGGAGGAGCAATGGACGGTCTGATTCGTCACAATGTATCAGAAGAAAACATAGATGTTGCCTGGGTACCGGGTGCATTTGAAATTCCGCTGATTGCATCCAAAATGGCTGCACTGAAAAAATATGACGCCGTCCTATGTCTCGGTGCTGTCATTCGCGGAAGCACTTCACACTACGACTACGTATGTAATGAGGTATCGAAAGGTATTGCAAGCATTTCACTTGAATCCGGAATCCCTGTAATGTTCGGTGTTATTACAACGGAAAATATTGAACAAGCAATCGAAAGAGCAGGTACAAAAGCAGGAAATAAAGGATTTGACTGTGCTGTTTCAGCAGTAGAAATGGTAAATCTTATCCGAGAGATTGAGGCATAA
- a CDS encoding HAD family hydrolase, giving the protein MAYLIFDYDGTLHNTILIYRPALQKAYDYLAKQGFRTNKILSDEEAGRWLGFNAKDMWNAFAPDLSPKLHQYCSTIVGEEMQRQIDIGSAKLYPKALDVLSKLKSQGHHLIFLSNCKISYLNMHQKQFELERYFSAFYCTEAFDWKTKEEIFPAVKQDMLSVFPNEEPTFIAIGDRFHDLNLALRHNLPFVGCNYGFGTAEELQQSTCIAHSAEEIESCVHQLLHTNLSYL; this is encoded by the coding sequence ATGGCATATTTGATTTTTGACTATGACGGAACCCTACACAATACCATTTTAATCTATCGTCCCGCACTTCAAAAAGCATATGACTATCTGGCAAAACAGGGCTTTCGCACAAACAAAATATTGTCCGATGAGGAGGCGGGAAGATGGCTCGGGTTCAATGCAAAAGATATGTGGAATGCCTTTGCTCCCGATTTAAGCCCAAAACTGCATCAATATTGCAGCACCATAGTCGGAGAAGAAATGCAGCGACAAATTGATATCGGATCAGCAAAACTGTATCCGAAAGCACTTGACGTCCTTTCCAAACTAAAATCTCAAGGACATCATCTCATTTTTTTGAGCAATTGCAAAATCAGTTACCTGAACATGCATCAAAAACAATTTGAGTTAGAACGATATTTTTCAGCATTCTATTGTACCGAAGCATTTGATTGGAAAACAAAAGAAGAAATTTTTCCAGCCGTCAAACAGGATATGCTGTCCGTGTTTCCAAACGAAGAACCTACTTTTATCGCCATAGGAGACCGCTTTCATGATTTGAACCTCGCACTCCGACACAATCTGCCGTTTGTAGGTTGTAACTACGGATTCGGAACAGCGGAAGAATTACAACAATCCACTTGCATTGCCCACTCTGCGGAAGAAATCGAAAGTTGTGTACATCAGTTGCTTCACACAAATTTATCCTATCTTTGA
- a CDS encoding amino acid ABC transporter permease: MLTSLITLSYQGLLTTLSVFFSTLLCSIPLGLLIAPLRDSKIPWVKTIVKQYIYVMRSTPLLLQTMFLFFGLPLVPVVSITLPRFTAIWLAFTLNYAAYFAEIFRGGIQSIPKGQYQAAKVLGLSKKNTFRYIIVPQVIKITLPSVANEVINLLKDTSLVYILGMSDILKVAKSVSNTYASFVPYLFVACLYFILVFLLTFALERIEEKFAYYE, from the coding sequence ATGCTAACTTCACTCATCACCCTAAGTTATCAAGGATTATTGACCACATTGAGCGTGTTTTTTTCCACGCTCTTGTGTTCCATTCCTTTGGGACTACTCATTGCACCGCTTCGTGACAGCAAAATTCCATGGGTAAAAACAATTGTCAAGCAATATATCTATGTCATGCGTTCTACCCCACTTTTGCTCCAAACCATGTTTCTGTTTTTCGGCTTGCCGTTGGTACCCGTTGTTTCGATTACACTGCCAAGATTCACAGCAATCTGGCTTGCTTTTACGCTGAATTATGCCGCCTATTTTGCAGAAATTTTTCGTGGCGGAATCCAGTCCATTCCAAAAGGACAGTATCAAGCGGCTAAAGTTCTCGGATTGAGCAAAAAAAATACCTTTCGTTACATCATTGTTCCGCAGGTTATCAAAATCACCTTGCCTTCCGTTGCCAACGAAGTCATTAATCTGCTCAAAGATACTTCTCTCGTATACATCTTAGGGATGAGTGATATCCTAAAAGTTGCAAAATCCGTATCCAACACATATGCGAGTTTTGTTCCTTATCTGTTTGTTGCGTGCTTGTATTTTATACTCGTATTTCTGCTCACTTTCGCTTTGGAACGAATTGAAGAAAAATTTGCTTACTATGAATAG
- a CDS encoding IS30 family transposase: MEYNNTTANSRKNKHLNDFERGQIQLLHNKGYSAYKIAKELRRASNTIRNELKRGTVTQIKGIHDVQVYYPDTGKLVYEKNRKNCKKKFKALKCSKYLDFVKQKFNEEKWSLDAICGYAKLNKLYEGQRVCTKTLYNYVDIGLIGIKSIDLPLRVKRKPAKKRVKENKRKLGKSIEERPQEIETRKTFGNWEIDTVIPKKNKEEASLITITERKSRMELILKLNRRKASIVNETLKNTLNRLKEPQKIFRSITSDNGLEFAKLCELEKTYIGNIYYCHPNNPQERGTNEKHNSLIRRFLPKGKSLNDYEEEHYIKIMNWMNNLPRKILNYRTPIEVFIEELNNLGLLDDNEELVQFDIAI, translated from the coding sequence ATGGAATATAATAATACTACAGCAAATTCAAGAAAAAATAAACATTTAAACGATTTCGAAAGAGGACAAATTCAACTTCTGCATAATAAAGGATATTCAGCATACAAAATAGCAAAAGAACTTCGTAGAGCATCCAACACCATAAGAAATGAGTTAAAAAGAGGTACAGTAACTCAAATAAAAGGAATACATGATGTACAAGTATATTATCCGGATACAGGTAAGTTAGTATATGAGAAGAATCGAAAAAATTGCAAAAAGAAATTTAAAGCCTTGAAATGTAGCAAATATTTAGACTTTGTAAAGCAAAAGTTTAATGAAGAAAAATGGTCGTTAGATGCAATTTGTGGATATGCAAAGTTAAATAAGCTATATGAAGGTCAAAGAGTCTGCACCAAGACATTATACAATTATGTAGATATAGGTCTAATAGGAATAAAATCTATTGATTTGCCCTTAAGAGTGAAAAGAAAACCGGCTAAAAAACGAGTAAAAGAAAACAAAAGAAAACTTGGAAAAAGTATAGAAGAAAGACCGCAAGAAATAGAAACAAGAAAAACATTTGGAAATTGGGAAATAGATACAGTAATACCAAAGAAAAACAAAGAAGAAGCATCATTAATAACCATAACAGAAAGAAAAAGTCGAATGGAACTAATCTTAAAATTAAACAGAAGAAAAGCATCCATAGTAAATGAAACATTAAAGAACACATTGAACAGATTGAAGGAACCACAAAAAATATTTAGAAGCATAACAAGTGATAACGGCTTAGAGTTTGCGAAATTATGTGAACTTGAAAAAACATATATAGGAAACATCTATTACTGTCATCCCAATAATCCCCAGGAAAGAGGAACAAATGAAAAGCACAATAGCCTAATCAGAAGATTTCTACCGAAAGGAAAATCATTAAATGATTATGAAGAAGAACACTATATAAAGATAATGAATTGGATGAACAATTTGCCAAGAAAAATCCTAAATTACCGCACTCCTATAGAAGTTTTTATAGAAGAACTAAATAACTTAGGACTTTTAGATGATAATGAGGAATTAGTTCAATTTGATATTGCAATTTAA
- a CDS encoding bifunctional 3,4-dihydroxy-2-butanone-4-phosphate synthase/GTP cyclohydrolase II gives MKDFNTIEEALEALKQGKIILVTDDPDRENEGDFICAAEFATPENINFMAVHGKGLICMPMSKHYIDKLKLPQMVQENTDNHETAFTVSIDHIDTTTGISAFERSVTAMKALEEDVRPEEFRRPGHMFPLLAKKNGVLERNGHTEATVDLMRLAGLKEMGLCCEIMKDDGTMMRTKELRKLAEQWDIPFITIKDLQEYRKRNDKLVQCVTNTKMPTKYGEFRAYGFINLLNGEHHVALIKGDIGDGTDVLCRVHSECLTGDTFGSLRCDCGEQFASAMRQIEAAGRGILLYMRQEGRGIGLINKLRAYELQEQGLDTLDANLALGFRADEREYYIGAQILRDLGVKSMHLLTNNPDKVYQLEDFGLSITKRVPITIEATEHDLLYLQTKQNRMGHILNFEMEA, from the coding sequence ATGAAAGACTTCAATACAATTGAAGAAGCATTAGAAGCATTAAAACAGGGAAAAATTATTTTAGTAACGGATGATCCCGACAGAGAAAACGAGGGAGATTTCATCTGTGCGGCAGAATTTGCAACACCTGAAAATATCAATTTTATGGCAGTTCACGGAAAAGGGCTCATCTGTATGCCGATGTCAAAACACTATATTGACAAACTCAAACTTCCGCAAATGGTGCAAGAAAATACGGATAATCACGAAACAGCATTTACCGTATCCATTGACCATATTGACACAACAACGGGAATTTCAGCTTTTGAACGCTCTGTTACCGCAATGAAAGCATTAGAAGAAGATGTTCGCCCGGAAGAGTTCAGACGCCCAGGGCATATGTTTCCTCTTCTTGCCAAGAAAAACGGTGTTTTGGAACGCAACGGACACACAGAAGCGACCGTTGATTTGATGAGACTTGCCGGACTCAAAGAAATGGGACTTTGCTGTGAAATTATGAAAGATGACGGGACTATGATGCGTACCAAAGAACTTCGCAAACTTGCAGAACAATGGGATATTCCGTTTATCACTATCAAAGATTTGCAAGAATATCGCAAACGAAATGACAAGTTGGTACAATGTGTCACCAATACCAAAATGCCAACCAAGTACGGTGAGTTTCGTGCGTACGGATTTATCAATCTGCTGAACGGAGAACACCATGTCGCCCTTATCAAGGGAGATATCGGAGACGGTACGGATGTACTGTGCCGTGTGCACTCGGAATGTCTGACAGGAGACACATTCGGCTCGCTTCGTTGTGACTGCGGAGAACAATTCGCAAGCGCAATGCGACAAATCGAGGCGGCAGGAAGAGGAATCCTGCTTTATATGAGACAAGAAGGGCGAGGAATCGGTCTGATTAACAAATTAAGAGCATATGAGTTGCAAGAACAGGGATTGGATACCTTAGATGCCAACCTGGCGCTTGGATTTCGTGCAGATGAGAGAGAATACTACATCGGAGCTCAAATCCTAAGAGATTTAGGTGTGAAGAGTATGCACTTGCTGACCAACAATCCCGACAAAGTATACCAACTGGAGGACTTCGGTCTTAGCATTACAAAAAGAGTTCCTATCACAATCGAGGCAACAGAACATGATTTGTTATACTTACAAACCAAGCAAAATCGCATGGGACATATTTTAAATTTTGAAATGGAGGCTTAA
- a CDS encoding TIGR01212 family radical SAM protein (This family includes YhcC from E. coli K-12, an uncharacterized radical SAM protein.), protein MYLNHKTYYTLNQALKEEFGEKIIKLSIDGGFTCPNRDGTIAKRGCLFCSEKGSGDFTSCADSITEQMEQQISLLSNKWNNAKYIAYFQSFTNTYADVKELKKKYDEALDFPDVVGLAIATRPDCLSEEILDLLESYSKQTFLWIELGLQTIHEKSAVLLRRGYPLSTFDDAIKNLHERNIRTVVHMILNIPYETQQQMRETAIYLSKKTIWGLKIHMLYVSSDSDLGKLYQQNTFPVFSREEYIDSVVDILCRISPNIVIHRLTGDGDKATLLAPHWIRDKRSVLNGIDKKMRSEKLLQGLLEHQLCP, encoded by the coding sequence ATGTATCTGAATCACAAAACCTACTACACCTTAAATCAAGCTCTCAAGGAAGAGTTTGGCGAAAAAATCATCAAACTTTCAATTGACGGAGGTTTTACCTGTCCGAACAGGGATGGCACCATTGCAAAAAGAGGCTGTCTGTTCTGTTCTGAAAAAGGGTCAGGAGATTTTACCTCATGTGCGGACAGTATTACCGAACAAATGGAACAACAAATTTCTCTTCTATCCAACAAATGGAACAACGCAAAGTACATCGCATACTTTCAAAGTTTCACAAACACTTATGCAGATGTAAAAGAACTGAAGAAAAAATATGATGAGGCACTGGATTTTCCAGATGTTGTCGGCCTTGCCATTGCAACAAGACCTGATTGCCTCTCTGAAGAAATATTGGACTTATTGGAATCTTATTCCAAACAAACTTTTTTGTGGATAGAACTCGGACTGCAAACCATTCACGAAAAAAGCGCCGTCCTACTTCGACGGGGATATCCCCTTTCAACATTCGATGATGCTATCAAAAATCTTCACGAAAGAAATATTCGTACGGTAGTCCACATGATTCTGAACATTCCGTATGAAACACAACAACAAATGCGTGAGACTGCCATCTATCTTTCAAAGAAAACAATTTGGGGACTCAAAATTCATATGCTCTATGTTTCTTCGGACAGTGATTTGGGCAAGCTTTATCAACAAAATACGTTTCCTGTCTTTTCGAGGGAAGAATATATTGATTCTGTAGTAGATATTCTGTGTCGAATCTCTCCTAACATCGTGATTCATCGACTTACCGGCGATGGAGATAAAGCGACACTCTTAGCTCCTCATTGGATTCGAGATAAGCGCTCCGTCTTAAACGGAATCGATAAAAAAATGCGATCGGAAAAATTATTGCAAGGCTTATTGGAACACCAACTTTGTCCATAA